The Longimicrobium sp. genome includes the window CCGCGCGCGCAAGTCGCGCTCCCCTTGCCGCGCCTGGCCGCGCGGCGCCATGCTTGCGGTCCCGCCCGGGCGGGGAGACGCGGGGGACCCGGAGAGGAGGGGAAGCGGATGGCGGAGGCGGAGCCCTGGACGCACCACGAGGCGGTGGTGAACGGCGTGCGGCTGCACTGGGTGGAGATGGGGACGGGGCCGCTCGTCCTGCTCCTGCACGGCTTCCCCGAGTTCTGGTACGCGTGGCGCCACCAGATCCCCGCGCTCGCCGCGGCCGGCTTCCGCGTGGTCGCCGCCGACCTGCGCGGCTACAACCTGTCGGACAAGCCGGAGGGGATCGCGAGCTACGCCGTGACCGAGCTGGTGGACGACGCCGCCGCGCTCATCCGCCACCTGGGCGCGGCGAAGGCGCACCTGGCCGGGCACGACTGGGGCGGCATCGTCGGCTGGTGGCTGGCGATGCTGCGGCCGGAGCTGGTGGACCGGCTGGTGGTGCTCAACGCGCCGCACCCGCGGGTGTTCGCGCGCGAGCTCCGCAAGCCCAGGCAGGTGCTCAAGGTGTGGTACGGCATGTTCTTCCAGCTCCCCCTCCTCCCCGAGGCCGCGCTCAGAGCCAACGACTTCGCCGCGCTGCAGCGCATCTTCCGGGGCGACCCCGCGCGCCCGGGCGCCTACACCGACGAGGATGTCCGCCGCTACAAGGAAGCCGCCGCGCGCTCCGGCGCGCTCACCGCCATGGTCAACTACTACCGCGCCGCGCGCCGCACCAAACGCCCGAAGACGCGCACCGTCGAGGCGCACACGCTGGTGATCTGGGGGGAGAAGGACCGCGCGCTGAACGTGGAGAACACCGAGGGGCTGGAGCCGCACGTCCCGAACCTGCGCGTCGTGCGCCTCCCCGAGGCCAGCCACTGGGTGCTCTCCGACGCCCCCGGGCGCGTCAGCGAGCTGATGATCGGGTTCCTGCGCGACACCGGGTGAGGCTTCCGGGGCGAAAACTCCCTCTGCAACCCACGACGGGACGGATGAGGCGCGAGCTGGCGCGGAAGGCGATCCACGTCTCCTCGGCCGCGCTGCCGCTGCTGGTGTGGCTGGTGCCGCGCGGGGCGGCGGTCGCCGTGCTGGTGCCGCTGGCGGCGGCCGCCGTGGCGATCGACGTGACGCGGCTCCGGTGGCGGCCGGCGCGCTACTGGATGCTGCGCTTCGTCCGCCCGATGCTGCGCCACCACGAGCGCCGCCGCTTCACCGGCGCCACCTACATGGTGGTGGCGTACGCGCTGGCCGTGGCCGTCTTCCCCAAACCGGTGGCCGTGGCGGCGATGCTGTTCAACGGCCTGGGCGACGCGGCGGCCGCGCTGGTCGGCAGGCGCTGGGGGCGGCACCGCACGCGCTCGGGGAAGAGCTGGGAAGGCTTCGCGGCGGGGCTGGCCGTGAACCTGGCGGTCGCGCTCGCGGTCGCCCGGCTCGATCCCGGGCTGGCTCCGCTCCCTGCCGTCGTCGGCGCGGTGGCGGCGGCCGTGCTCGAGCTCCTCGACCTGCCGGTGGACGACAACCTGCGCGTCACCCTGGGCGGCGCGCTGGCGATCTACCTCTCGACTCTCGCGTGAGATCAAGCGAAAGGAGACGGCTTCAGGCCGTCCCCTTCACGATCGCCATCCGCCGTCCACGCCGCGCCCGCGGCTCACTCCCAGTCGTCGACGGTGGCGCGCTCGCGGAAGGCGCTGTTCACTGATTGCTCGCATTATCAGAGAATTCCCTCTGTTCTACCGATGGCGCATTCCACACGCCAGGGCGTAAAAGGCTTGCCCCCCGCTGCTTCGCCGGTTACCTTGGCCGCGCTTCTTGCTCGCCTTCTCCGACCATCAGGGCTACCTTTCCGCGGCTTGACATTGCCCTGGCGGAGTCGATCTTGCGTGTGGCATTTTGCCACACGCAAGGAGGTGAGCATGGCCAGCGGTCGCGGGCGGAAACGTGCGCCGAATACACAGCGGAAGGAAGAGGACGTGGACCTGATCGACACGGGCCGCGAGCAGACCGAATCCGGAGGAGCGGCGCGGTTGAGCTTCCGCGTCGACCCGTCGATCAAAAGGCTTATCGAGCGGGCGGCCCGATACTCGGGGGAAACCGTGACTTCTTACGCGCTATCAGCGCTCGTACGCGACGCGCGGCAGGTGGTGCAGGCGCATGAGCTCACGATCCTCTCCGATCGAGACCGTGACCGCTTCCTCGCGTTGCTGGACGACCCGCCCGAGCCTAACGAGGCGCTCCGGCGTGCCGCCCGGCGGTACGCCGAACTGGCCGTGCAGCGGGAACCGCGGCGGAAGCGGGCCTGACGCCGGTGGGGTTCATCTTCGAAGCCCTGGCGCGGCAGCACGACCGCGCCGCGTTCGATTGTGGGGAGCCGGCGCTGAACGAATTCCTGCGCCGGCACGCCAGGCAAAACCAGGAGCGCAACGTCAGCCGCACCTACGTTGCGACCAGGCCCGAAGACCTCCGGGTCGTCGGCTTCTACACCCTCTCGAGCGGGGCTGTGGGCTTCGAGCGTCTGCCCGAGCGGGTGCGGCGGCGGCTCCCCCACTACCCGGTGCCCGTGGTGCACCTCGGGCGGCTGGCCAGCGACCTCTCGGTACGCGGAGAGGGACTGGGCGAGCTACTGTTGTTCGACGCTTTCCGCCGCGCGGCAGCGGCTGCCGACATCGTCGGCGTCTTCGCGATGGAAGTCGTGGCGAAGCACGACAAGGCCCGGGACTTCTACGTGAGGTACGGGTTCGAGGCGTTCGAGGACAATCACCTGAACCTCTATCTGCCGATGGAGACGATTCGGCGTCTGCTGTAGTCCACGCCTCGCTCTGCTCCTCCCGATCCCCGCAGCGTCGCTGCGGTTCAATTCGTCATCCCGTTACAAGCCTCTCCAGCTCGGCGGCGACGCGCGCGATCACGGGGGCCCATTGGCCGGGCCGCTCCTGCCGGAAGAGGCGCATGGTGGGGTACCAGGGCGAGTCGTCGCGCCCCTCCATCCAGCGCCAGTCGGCGTCGGCGTGCAGCAGCGTCCAGGTGGGGACCGCCAGCGCCCCCGCCAGGTGCGCGGGCATGCTGTCCACCGAGACCACCAGGTCCAGCGCCCGCATCACCCGCGCGTCACCCAGCGGGGAGCCGGTGCCCGAGAGCGTGCCGAAGCCCGGCGGCCGCTCCTCCAGCGCGGGGCCGCTCTGCAGGACGTGCAGGGCCACGCCCGGCACCTCGGCCAGCGGGGCCAGGAGCGGGAAGGGAACGGAGCGGCGGTCGTCCCACTCCCCCGACCCCCACACCAGCCCCACCGCCAGCCTCCCGTCGCGCGGCGGCGGCGCCGGCTCCACGTGCAGGTAGGGCACCTCCGCGGGGATGCTCGCGAGCGTGGTGCGGAAGACGTGGGGCAGCTCCATCAGCTCCACGTCCACGTCGTACTCCACCTCCGGCGCGCCGTCGTGCAGCGGCAGCAGCCGGTCGATGCCGCGCGCCGTAGCGAGCAGCGGCAGGAGCCGCGGCTGCACCCAGACGGTCACCTCCGCGGCGAGCGCCTTCACCAGCGGCGCGTAGCGGATGAAGTGGATGGTGTCGCCCAGGCCGTGGTAGCACCGCACCAGCACGCGCCTGCCCTCCAGCGGCGTGCCGTCCCACACGTACTGCTCGTGGCGCGGCAGGTGCCAGCACGGCACGCCGGCGCGCGCGCGCAGCACCGCGTCGCTGATCTCCCACGCCGCCGCCCACTCCCCCCGCCGCATGCGGCGCGTCCAGGCGTCCGGCTCCGGCTCCGGCTCCCGCACCCGCGTCTCTTCGACAGACAAGCGCACCTCCGCTCCACCTCCGACGCACGGGCTTAACCGTCCGCATCCGTGGCAGGCCGCATGCCCTCGCGCATTGAGACAACGGGAACATCGGAGGTGGGCGTGTCCCTCCGCTGCGCTCCGGGCCGGGCTGCGCGCGCCGTAGGGCACGATACGACCGTGCCCAACGGCGCCGGGCCACCGCCGCCACGATACCCCTGTGGCGGCGGCGTCCCGGCCCTCCGGGCGCGCATCCCTCACGCGAACGTCAGGGGACAGGGAACCGGTTACAGGGAACAGCCGGCACCGGTCCCGATCCCCGCACCGAAGTCGTAAAGTCCACCCTCTCCCGAAGTTGGGAGAGGGTTGCCGCTCCAAGGCGGCGGGTGAGGGCCCCCGCCGCCGCGCCGGAGCCTGCTCGCGACGTCCTACCCTACGGCTGCCGGTGCACCACACCGTTCTTCATCACGAACACCACGCCGTTCTCCAGCGCGCGCACGTCGCGCAGCGGGTCGCCGCGCACCGCCACCA containing:
- a CDS encoding SEC59/DGK1/VTE5 family protein, with translation MRRELARKAIHVSSAALPLLVWLVPRGAAVAVLVPLAAAAVAIDVTRLRWRPARYWMLRFVRPMLRHHERRRFTGATYMVVAYALAVAVFPKPVAVAAMLFNGLGDAAAALVGRRWGRHRTRSGKSWEGFAAGLAVNLAVALAVARLDPGLAPLPAVVGAVAAAVLELLDLPVDDNLRVTLGGALAIYLSTLA
- a CDS encoding alpha/beta hydrolase codes for the protein MAEAEPWTHHEAVVNGVRLHWVEMGTGPLVLLLHGFPEFWYAWRHQIPALAAAGFRVVAADLRGYNLSDKPEGIASYAVTELVDDAAALIRHLGAAKAHLAGHDWGGIVGWWLAMLRPELVDRLVVLNAPHPRVFARELRKPRQVLKVWYGMFFQLPLLPEAALRANDFAALQRIFRGDPARPGAYTDEDVRRYKEAAARSGALTAMVNYYRAARRTKRPKTRTVEAHTLVIWGEKDRALNVENTEGLEPHVPNLRVVRLPEASHWVLSDAPGRVSELMIGFLRDTG
- a CDS encoding GNAT family N-acetyltransferase, coding for MGFIFEALARQHDRAAFDCGEPALNEFLRRHARQNQERNVSRTYVATRPEDLRVVGFYTLSSGAVGFERLPERVRRRLPHYPVPVVHLGRLASDLSVRGEGLGELLLFDAFRRAAAAADIVGVFAMEVVAKHDKARDFYVRYGFEAFEDNHLNLYLPMETIRRLL
- a CDS encoding DUF1778 domain-containing protein; protein product: MDLIDTGREQTESGGAARLSFRVDPSIKRLIERAARYSGETVTSYALSALVRDARQVVQAHELTILSDRDRDRFLALLDDPPEPNEALRRAARRYAELAVQREPRRKRA